The stretch of DNA CCCTGGGCCGGTAACGGTGTCCCGCTCCACGATCGGGGGAAGGTCCTGACCCAGATGGCGCTCACCCTCGCCGGTGGCGGAGAGAGCTGCCTCGACATCGAGCACCTGCGCATCGGGGAGGACCTGTTCGGCTCCGTCCCCTCCGACACCACCGTCGCCCGCACGTTCCACGAGGTCACCGAGTCGACTCGTTCCGGGATCGCCGAGGTGATGGCAGGGATCCGAGCCGCGGTGTGGCAACGGTCGTCGGCCACGACGGGGACGGCTCCGGTGATACTCGACATCGATGCCTCCTTGGTCGAGATCCACTCGGAGGGAAAGGAACAGACGGCACCGAACTTCAAGGGCGGCTTCGGGTTCCACCCGATGTTCTGCTTCGCCGATGCGACGGGCGAGACGCTGACTGCCCTGCTCCGCCCGGGCAACGCCGGAGCCAACACGGTGGCCGATCACGTGATCGTGCTCGATGCCGCCCTCGGTCAACTCCCCACAGCGATCGCTCGCGGGCACGAGGTCGGGGCTGATGGTGACTCGGTGCAACGCGACGTCATTGTCCGGGCCGACTCGGCCGGCTGCACCGAAGGGTTCCTGGCTGCTTGTCGAACCAGGAATGTCGGCTTCTTCGTGTCGGCCCGGAGCAATGCCCAGGTCACAGCCGCCATCTTCGATGCCATCGGAGTCGAAGAGGTGTGGCTGCCCTCGTTGGCGCAAGACGGGGACGTGAAGGACGAGAGTGCGGTGGCCGAGCTCACCAGCCT from Chloroflexota bacterium encodes:
- a CDS encoding IS1380 family transposase; amino-acid sequence: MNGNSTRRVVVEPGGTGVVAHLGLHALGSFADRLGLGDALSASIPWAGNGVPLHDRGKVLTQMALTLAGGGESCLDIEHLRIGEDLFGSVPSDTTVARTFHEVTESTRSGIAEVMAGIRAAVWQRSSATTGTAPVILDIDASLVEIHSEGKEQTAPNFKGGFGFHPMFCFADATGETLTALLRPGNAGANTVADHVIVLDAALGQLPTAIARGHEVGADGDSVQRDVIVRADSAGCTEGFLAACRTRNVGFFVSARSNAQVTAAIFDAIGVEEVWLPSLAQDGDVKDESAVAELTSLIDDTKLPSGTRLIIRREPLHPGAQRSLFPTLDYRYWGFYTDQDGDPRELDRTMRAHAHVEQHICRLKDSGLTRFPFTSFEANATWMMTVVLAADLVRWFQLLCCDGAWRDARPKALRWGIFHAPGRLVHKARQTVVRIIDGWPTADVLLDAYRRMALIT